One region of Pseudomonas alvandae genomic DNA includes:
- a CDS encoding SMI1/KNR4 family protein, which yields MDRKSVPTDYLEFLENFGFGELDAAFYVDDGPEKYSTICGREVEGYEGVYVIGGSSSDVLYAFDAKNNWQVVEVSSELDGFEVLASNFSDFVLEKLKCITSMVERRAAR from the coding sequence ATGGACCGAAAAAGTGTGCCTACTGATTATCTTGAGTTTCTTGAAAATTTTGGATTCGGTGAGCTAGACGCTGCTTTTTACGTTGATGATGGTCCGGAAAAATATTCAACTATATGCGGTCGGGAAGTTGAGGGTTATGAAGGAGTTTATGTAATCGGTGGGAGTTCGAGCGACGTGCTATATGCTTTTGACGCAAAGAATAATTGGCAAGTTGTAGAGGTTAGCTCAGAGCTGGATGGGTTTGAGGTGTTAGCATCGAACTTTTCTGACTTTGTCTTAGAGAAGCTTAAGTGTATAACGTCCATGGTTGAGCGACGCGCGGCACGCTAA
- a CDS encoding Fic family protein, with product MPSTTDILNSILASRSGASLSELLTKHPEIARRTAQRILANLVESNQITAQGEGRARRYFALGRKAETHALNTDTDAFPDFIPLSADSRDILAYINQPTEARKPVGYQRDFLDAYRPNETGYLPESLRRQLHRMGKTADATEPAGTYSRAVLNRLLIDLSWASSHLEGNTYSRLDTRQLIEQGKAAQGKAAIETQMILNHKTAIELLVENIESAEFNRYTLMNLHSALAENLLPNPADEGRIRQHAVDIGKSTYRPLSTPQQIEDALDVLLGKANQIADPFEQSFFMMVHLPYLQPFGDINKRTSRLAANLPLFRANLCPLTFLDVPEQAYSRATLGVYEMTRVELLRDLYIWAYERSTLEYLAIKQDLAEPDPLRLAWRELIKKTIREIVTHPELDPLSCIQRAVAEYVPEREQPEVQALIVEELRRLHEGVLARYGLRPSEFMSWKSRHGH from the coding sequence ATGCCTTCGACCACCGACATACTGAACAGTATCCTGGCATCCAGGAGCGGGGCGAGCCTCTCAGAGCTTTTGACCAAGCACCCTGAAATCGCCCGGCGAACGGCGCAGCGCATCCTTGCAAACCTGGTCGAAAGCAACCAAATCACTGCACAGGGAGAAGGCAGGGCACGACGTTATTTCGCATTAGGGCGCAAAGCTGAAACCCACGCCCTGAACACTGACACCGATGCCTTCCCTGACTTCATTCCATTATCTGCAGACAGCCGGGACATACTCGCCTATATCAACCAGCCCACAGAAGCGCGCAAGCCGGTAGGCTACCAACGTGACTTTCTGGACGCCTATCGTCCTAACGAGACAGGGTACTTACCTGAGTCGTTGCGGCGCCAATTGCACAGGATGGGCAAAACCGCAGATGCGACGGAGCCAGCAGGCACTTACAGCCGGGCGGTCCTGAATCGCTTGTTGATTGATCTGTCATGGGCATCAAGCCATCTGGAAGGAAACACCTACTCACGGCTCGACACGCGACAACTCATCGAGCAAGGTAAGGCAGCACAGGGCAAGGCCGCTATAGAAACGCAGATGATCTTGAACCATAAGACAGCTATCGAGCTTTTGGTCGAGAACATCGAGAGTGCCGAGTTCAACCGCTACACATTGATGAACCTGCATAGCGCCTTGGCCGAAAACCTGCTGCCCAACCCAGCAGACGAGGGCCGAATTCGCCAGCACGCCGTCGACATCGGAAAAAGCACCTATCGCCCGCTCTCAACGCCACAGCAAATTGAAGATGCACTGGACGTCCTGCTTGGCAAAGCCAATCAGATCGCTGATCCGTTCGAGCAGTCTTTCTTCATGATGGTGCACCTGCCCTACTTGCAGCCCTTTGGCGACATCAATAAACGCACCTCCCGACTGGCAGCGAATCTCCCCTTGTTCCGTGCCAATCTTTGTCCGCTGACCTTTCTGGATGTACCGGAGCAGGCCTACAGCCGAGCCACATTGGGCGTGTACGAAATGACTCGGGTAGAGCTGCTTCGCGACCTGTATATCTGGGCCTACGAACGCTCAACACTGGAATATCTGGCAATCAAGCAAGACCTTGCGGAGCCGGACCCTTTACGCCTGGCATGGCGAGAGCTCATCAAGAAGACCATTCGGGAAATCGTCACTCACCCAGAGCTTGACCCATTGTCATGTATTCAACGCGCGGTAGCGGAATATGTTCCGGAAAGAGAGCAACCGGAGGTGCAAGCATTGATCGTCGAAGAACTCCGTCGACTGCACGAAGGGGTTCTCGCACGCTATGGGTTACGACCATCAGAGTTCATGTCCTGGAAGTCGCGCCATGGCCACTGA